A region of the Rhea pennata isolate bPtePen1 chromosome 35 unlocalized genomic scaffold, bPtePen1.pri SUPER_35_unloc_5, whole genome shotgun sequence genome:
gggagggaggtgacCATAGAGGTGGCAGTCCTCCACTGCCCAGAagggccgccccggcgctcccggcggtCAGCGGAGGaggcgggtgggggggggaggggatgaCCATAGATGTGGGCAGTCCTCCGGCGCCCAGAagggccgccccggcgctcccggcggtCAGCGGAggaggcgggcgggggggggaggggatgaCCATAGATGTGGGCAGTCCTCCGGCGCCCAGAAgggccgcccccggcgctcccggcggtCAGCGGAGGaggcgggtggggggggggaggggatgaCCATAGATGTGGGCAGTCCTCCACTGCCCAGAAGGGCCGCCCCAGCGCTCCCGGCGGTCAGCGGAggaggcgggcgggggggggggggggatgaccATAGATGTGGGCAGTCCTCCACCGCCCAGAAGGGCCGCCCTGGCGCTCCCGGCGGTCAGCGGAggaggcgggcggggggggggaggggatgaCCATAGATGTGGGCAGTCCTCCGGCGCCCAGAagggccgccccggcgctcccggcggtCAGCGGAGGAGGCGGGCGAGCCCCCAGCAGCCCAGCGTGGCCCAGTGGccggcccagcccagctccGACCACTTGCGCAGGGTGTAGGCGACGCCGTAGCCCTGcgggggggggatgggggggggccGCTGAGTCCCCCGTTCCGCCCCGAacgggcggggccggggggggcggggccggggggcggggccgggggcggggccgcacCTGCTCCTCCACGGCGTCGTCGGCCTCGGCGTCGAAGAGGGCGCCCAGGTAGGCGAGGTGCAGCAGCGCCAGCGCCCCCAGCGCCCCGTTCAGCCCCCGCACCCACAGCGCCTGCGGggatgggggaggaggggggggtcagcgggcccaggcgtccggcggGGAacccccctgccctccccccccgccccccgcccccgcaggagggggcccaggcgtccggctcACGTCCTTGTGGCGGTGGGAGCAGCCGGGGGGGCAGCGCTTGGAGAGGACGCAGGCGTCGAAGATGGCGGCCAGGCGCTTCCGGAGCTCtgcggggaggggcgggggtCAGCGCGGCCACGCCCACCTCGCCGCCTAGCCCCGCCCACACAGCTCCTCTGCTCCGTGTTAGCCCCGCCCACTCCACGCTAGCCCCGCCCACCTCACCGATAGCCCCGCCCCCCAGCAGGGCAGGTCCCTCTCTGGTTGGCTCCTCCCCCCCGCCGTGGGCGCGGCCTCCCCCGCCCTCCGAGGCCCGCCCAGCCACCCCGGGGCTTAAAGGGCCAGCGCTCACCGTGCTCAGCGTAGGTGATGAAGCCGAGGGAGAGGAGGATGGCGGCGAGGTGGAAGCTGAGGCCCTGGGGGAGGCGGGAGTTagggggggcgggggcagcATGGGGGGCGGGGCAGCCGATCGGGGGGCGGGGCAGCATAGGGGGTGGGGCAGCCGATCGGGGCGGGGGCAGTTGGAGGGTGTTAGGACCAGGTTGGGGGTTCAGACACCATTTGagggggggcagtggggggtgGCTGTGGGGCGCTCCCCTGCGGCTGCATGCAGTTTGGGGCAGTTGGGGGGGGCAGCCATGGAGAAGTTGGGGGGGCAGTTAGGGGGTGGCCGTGGGGCGGCTGTGGGCGGCCGTGGGGCACTCATGTGCAGCAGGGCACAGTCAGGGGGCAGCTGTAGGGCAGTTaggggggcggccgtggggcggccgtggggcgctCATGTGCAGCAGGGCACAGTCAGGGGGCAGCTGTAGGGCAGTTAGGGGGCGGCCGTGCggcagccgtggggcagccgtggggcgcTCATGTGCAGCAGGGCTCAGTTAGGGGGCAGCTGTAGGGCAGTTagggggcggccgtggggcgctCATGTGCAGCAGGGCTCAGTTAGGGGGCAGCTGTAGGGAGTTagggggcggccgtggggcagccgtggggcggccgtggggcgctCACATGCAGCAGGGCGCTGGCCGCGTAGGTGCCCAGCACGGCCGCGAAGGTCCCCAGGCGCCGGGTGGTCTGGAACACGTCTGCGCCCCGGGCCGGCGCTGACCCCCAGCGCCCCCCAGTATCCCCCAGCGCCCCCAGTATCCCCCAGCGCCCCCAGTATCCCCCAACGCCCCCCCCAGCACGCCCAGTACCTCCCAGCGTGTCCCAGCGCCCCCAGTAtcccccagtgcccccaggaTCTCCCAGTGCTTTTCAGTGCCCCCAGTATCCCCCAGTGCTTTTCAGTGCCCCCAGTATCCCCCAGCaccccccagtgcccccaatACCCCCAGTATCCCCCAGTGCCCTCCTCTGCCTGCACTCGGTGCTCCCAGGAACGCCCACTGCCCCCCAAAcaccctcccagtgctcccagtgcctcccagccACGTTTCCCAGCGTTCCCAGTTCACTCTGTGCCCCCAATCCCCCtccagtgctcccagtccccctcccagtgctccccaATCTCCCCTTCCAGTGCTCCCCATCCCACTCCCAGTGCTCTAGTGCCTCCCAGGCTGCCTCCCACTGttccccagtgctcccagcccCCTGCCAGAACCCCCAGTTCCTCTCCCAGTATCCCCAGTTCCCCTACCAGTACCCCCAGTTCCTCTCCCAGTaccccagccccctcccagtgcccccagtccccctcccagtgcccccagtccCCTCCCAGTACCCCCAGTCCCTGCCCCAGTACCCCCAGTCCCCGCCccagcgccccccgccccgtcccagtgctcccagtgctcacaGGTGTGCAGCAGCCAGCGGGACATGGGCAGGTTCCAGTTGGTGACGACGTCGGCCATGGAGCGCGGCAGCTCCACGCGCAGCGGCCGCGACACCGTCAGGTCCCTGCGCGGCGCCGTCagcgcccggacgccggggccccccggacgccggggcccccttcccacccccaccccccctgcccggacgccggggcccccttcccacccccccacccccccctgcccggacgccggggccccccggATGCCGGGGCCCCTGGCCCccttccctgccccccccccactcaCACGCCGGGGCCCCCCGGACGCTGgggccccctccctgcccctcccGGACGCTggggccccctccccgccccccctgGATGCTGGGGcccccggacgccggggccccctccctgcccctccccGGATGCCggtgccccctccccgcccccccggacgccggggccccccggacgccggggccccctccccgccccccggcccccaccAGCGCAGCTGGTCCTTGTCGAGGGAGGCGCCGGAGCCGGCCAGCGTGGCCGTGGCCTCCGACAGGAAGGCGACAAAGTAGTTGCTGAAGTGGAAGGAGAGGGCGCTCTCGTAGGCCCGGAGCCACCTgcggggacacgggggggcgtgggggggcgtggggacacGGGCGGGGggcgtggggacacgggggggggggcgtggggacacggggggacgcGTGGGGGGACACGGCGGGGGGGCGCGGAAGGAGAGGGCGCTCTCATAGGCCCGGAGCCACCTgcggggacacggggggggcgtggggggggcgtggggacacggggggggcgtggggacacggggggacgcGTGGGGGGACACGGCGGGGGGGCGCGTGGAAGGAGAGGGCGCTCTCATAGGCCCGGAGCCACCTGCGGGGACacggggggcgtgggggggcgtggggggcgtggggacacgggggggggcgtggggacacggggggggcgtggggacacggggggacgcGTGGGGGGACACGGCGGGGGGGCGCGTGGAAGGAGAGGGCGCTCTCATAGGCCCGGAGCCACCTgcggggacacgggggggggcgtgggggggcgtggggacacgggggggggcgtggggacacggggggacgcGTGGGGTTACACGGCGGGGGGGCGCGTGGAAGGAGAGGGCGCTCTCGTAGGCCCGGAGCCACCTGCGGGGACacggggggcgtgggggggcgtggggggcgtggggacacggggggggcgtggggacacgggggggggcgtggggacacggggggacgcGTGGGGGGACACGGCGGGGGGGGCGCGTGGAAGGAGAGGGCGCTCTCGTAGGCCCGGAGCCACCTgcggggacacggggggggcgtgggggaCGCGTgggggggcgtggggacacgggggggacgcgtggggggatgtgggggggggacacgggggccGCGTGGGGACGTGGGGGGCGCGCGGGGACGGGTGGCGCGCAGAGCGGCGGGGCTCATCCCCGTGTCGCCCCACGCGGCCCCACGCggccccacgtcccccccaTGCCACCCGTGTCACGCGTGTCCCCACGTCACCCCACGCGTCCCGTCACCCCACGCggccccacgtcccccccacGCCACCCGTGTCACGCGTGTCCCCACGTCACCCCACGCGTCCCGTCACCCCACGCggccccacgtcccccccaTGCCACCCGTGTCACGCGTGTCCCCACGTCACCCCACGCGTCCCGTCACCCCACGCggccccacgtcccccccacGCCACCCGTGTCACGCGTGTCCCCACGTCACCCCACGCGTCCCGTCACCCCACGCggccccacgtcccccccacGCCACCCGTGTCACGCGGGTCCCCACGTCACCCCACGCGTCCCGTCACCCCACGCggccccacgtcccccccacGCCACCCGTGTCACGCGGGTCCCCACGTCACCCCACGCGTCCCGTCACCCCACGCGGCCCCACGTCCCCCCACGTGTCACCCATGTCCCCGTGTCACCCCGCGTGTGCCCATGCGTCCCCGTGTTCCCCCCATCCCCGTGTCCCGTCCACCCCATGTCCCgtccccccgtcccccccgTATCACCCCCCATGTCccgtccccccgtgtccccccacaTCACCCCccgtccccccgtgtccccccgtgtccccccacctGTCGACGATGCTCCTACGCGGCAGCGGGGGCAGAAGCAGAGACGTtagcgtgggggggggggggggggcggacgcctgggcccgcggTGGGGGGTCCCacggcccccccgcccccacggGGGCTCTGGGGGGTCCCCAGGGCCCCACCCCCCCCATGGCGCTGTAGGTCCCCTCGTGGGTCCCCCCCCCTGCAGTGCCATGGGTTCTCCCCATGGTGCTGTGGGTCCCGTGGGTCCCCCCCATGGCACATGGGTCCCCCCATGGGTCCCCCCCATGGCGCTGTGGGTCCCGTGGGTCCCCCCCATGGCACGTGGGTCCCCCCATGGGTCCCCCCCATGGCATGTGGATCCCCATGGGTCCCCCCCATGGCGCTGTGGGTCCCGTGGGTCCCCCCCATGGCGCGTGGGTCCCCCCATGGGTCCCCCCCCATGGCGCTGTGGGTCCCCGTGGGTCCCCCCCATGGCATGTGGGTCCCCCCATGGATCCCCCCCATGGCGCTGTGGGTCCCGTGGGTCCCCCCCATGGCGCGTGGGTCCCCCCATGGATCCCCCCCATGGCGCTGTGGGTCCCGTGGGTCCCCCCCCATGGCATGTGGATCCCCATGGGTCCCCCCCCATGGCGCTGTGGGTCCCGTGGGTCCCCCCATGGCATGTGGATCCCCA
Encoded here:
- the PORCN gene encoding protein-serine O-palmitoleoyltransferase porcupine, giving the protein PAAGGAATRGAAAGGLVALHHFFGAQALWVALLSALCALTLALSRARAQRGLCVALAALSYLLMGELHMVDTVTWHKMRGAQMVVAMKAVSLGFDLDRGAAGAEPSAAQVLGYLCAPGAVVFGPWEPFGAYLRAAAGPPLSAAWGRKALRSLALALLCLLVSSCIAPFLFSGLLPLRPTAAPRRWLRAYESALSFHFSNYFVAFLSEATATLAGSGASLDKDQLRWDLTVSRPLRVELPRSMADVVTNWNLPMSRWLLHTYVFQTTRRLGTFAAVLGTYAASALLHGLSFHLAAILLSLGFITYAEHELRKRLAAIFDACVLSKRCPPGCSHRHKDALWVRGLNGALGALALLHLAYLGALFDAEADDAVEEQGYGVAYTLRKWSELGWAGHWATLGCWGLARLLR